The Clostridium septicum genome contains a region encoding:
- a CDS encoding rubrerythrin family protein, which yields MELKGSKTEKNLYRTFAGESRARNKYNLYAEKARKDGYQWVGEIFDTTAHNEFAHAREVYNKYLGLLGTTKENLIDAIMGETEEYKVLYKNFEIEAREEGFMDIADFYKELREVEEHHEERFKNLFDKLEDGTMFKGPEESKWICMNCGYIHEGMDAPLVCPLCKYPRAYFKPYCEITNV from the coding sequence ATGGAGTTAAAAGGAAGTAAAACTGAAAAGAATCTATATAGAACTTTTGCTGGTGAATCAAGGGCAAGAAATAAATATAATTTATATGCAGAGAAAGCAAGAAAAGACGGGTATCAATGGGTTGGAGAAATATTTGATACAACAGCTCATAATGAGTTTGCACATGCTAGAGAAGTATATAATAAATATTTAGGGTTGCTTGGAACAACTAAGGAAAATTTAATTGATGCCATAATGGGTGAAACAGAAGAGTATAAGGTATTATATAAGAATTTTGAAATTGAAGCTAGAGAAGAGGGGTTCATGGATATAGCTGATTTTTATAAAGAGCTAAGAGAAGTGGAAGAGCATCATGAAGAAAGATTTAAAAATTTATTTGATAAATTAGAAGATGGAACCATGTTTAAAGGGCCAGAAGAGTCTAAGTGGATTTGCATGAACTGTGGATATATTCATGAGGGAATGGATGCACCATTAGTTTGTCCTTTATGTAAGTACCCTAGAGCTTATTTTAAACCATACTGTGAAATAACAAATGTTTAA
- a CDS encoding SpoVR family protein, translated as MEYSLKDLEVWNETIEKKAIEVGLNFYPQEFEIIGFNEMLGYEAYVGMPSKYPHWSYGKAYDKNKTLYSLNMTGLPYEMVINSNPCLAYLMRENTLLLQILTMAHVYGHNDFFANNRLFIEGTKAKNSLEMFKLDAEIIRGYINNPNIGYERVEKILDAAHAIKFQIPRVIGVKELTQEEIRENIIGDYNNEIENRSILDKNKEIPMPDISKVPLEPCDDVMGFIIKYSGLEEWEKSILKIVKRETKYFMPQIETKIMNEGWASFWHYNILKELDLDEGLYFEFLKRHNDVVAPVIGGLNPYYIGFRIFEDIEKRYGREKIFEVRQLERDNSFLRKYLTQELCEELNLFQFAKRSFEFVIDEVSDEEGWKTIRDNLASNCGVGSIPYIRVIELNKKDYSLTLEHSFDGRELEISYAKETLKYIYDLWKHRVVLRTKTKDGKEIEIICDDRRVFVD; from the coding sequence GTGGAATACAGTCTTAAGGATTTAGAGGTTTGGAATGAGACTATAGAAAAAAAAGCTATAGAAGTTGGTTTGAATTTTTATCCTCAAGAGTTTGAAATAATAGGTTTTAATGAAATGTTAGGATATGAAGCTTATGTAGGTATGCCATCAAAGTATCCGCACTGGAGTTACGGGAAGGCATATGATAAAAATAAGACTCTGTATTCCCTTAATATGACAGGCTTGCCCTATGAGATGGTTATAAATTCAAACCCTTGTTTAGCTTATTTAATGAGAGAAAACACTTTGTTATTACAAATATTAACTATGGCACATGTTTATGGTCATAATGATTTTTTTGCAAATAATAGATTATTTATAGAAGGAACTAAAGCTAAAAATTCATTAGAAATGTTTAAATTAGATGCAGAAATAATACGAGGATATATAAATAATCCTAATATAGGTTATGAAAGAGTTGAAAAGATTTTAGATGCAGCTCATGCAATAAAATTTCAAATCCCTAGAGTTATAGGTGTTAAGGAATTAACTCAAGAAGAAATCAGGGAAAATATTATAGGTGACTATAATAATGAAATAGAAAATAGAAGTATTTTAGACAAAAATAAAGAGATACCAATGCCTGATATAAGTAAAGTTCCATTAGAGCCTTGTGATGATGTTATGGGATTTATAATAAAGTATAGTGGTTTAGAGGAATGGGAAAAATCTATATTAAAAATTGTAAAGAGGGAAACAAAATATTTTATGCCTCAAATAGAAACCAAAATAATGAATGAAGGATGGGCTAGTTTTTGGCATTATAATATATTAAAAGAATTAGATTTAGATGAAGGTCTATATTTTGAATTTTTAAAAAGACATAATGATGTAGTTGCACCTGTAATAGGAGGTTTGAATCCTTATTATATAGGATTTAGGATATTTGAAGATATAGAAAAAAGGTATGGAAGAGAGAAAATATTCGAGGTAAGACAGCTTGAAAGAGATAATTCGTTTTTAAGAAAATATTTAACTCAAGAGTTATGTGAAGAGCTAAACTTATTCCAATTTGCAAAGAGAAGTTTTGAATTTGTTATAGATGAAGTGTCTGATGAAGAAGGTTGGAAAACTATAAGAGATAATTTAGCTTCAAACTGTGGAGTTGGATCTATACCTTATATAAGAGTTATAGAATTAAATAAAAAAGATTATTCATTAACATTGGAACATTCTTTTGATGGACGGGAACTAGAAATATCTTATGCAAAGGAAACATTGAAATATATTTATGATTTATGGAAGCATAGGGTTGTGCTTAGAACTAAAACGAAAGATGGAAAAGAAATAGAAATAATCTGCGATGACAGAAGAGTATTTGTAGATTAA
- the yhbH gene encoding sporulation protein YhbH → MAIFRDASDNPLEHDRSVEDRRRHRQLVEKSIKENLGDILSEESIIGESKNKKFRIPIRGIKEYQFVFGRNNKGVATGTGEEKRGDKIGDGSPSGKNGNQGAGNARGDDIYDTEITLEELMDYIIEDLDLPNLDRKKYSDIITESSGRKRGYQRYGINPRLAKKKTVMSKIARKQGKKRALMEAGIDTEIERFPFREDDLRYYKVKKKPKKESNAVMIFIMDVSGSMDSTKKYLARSFFFVLSRFIKRKYNNIAFEFVSHTTVAKQVNEYEFFHKAESGGTYISSGLNVALDLIKEKYPPEMWNIYPIYASDGDNWSEDNERAIIAVKELCQVSNMFGYAELLPSTYSTTMYYRFEKDINCKNFQAVIVKEKKDLWEALKVMLCKELKEE, encoded by the coding sequence ATGGCCATTTTTAGGGATGCGTCTGATAATCCATTAGAGCATGATCGATCAGTAGAAGATAGAAGAAGGCATAGACAATTAGTAGAGAAATCCATAAAGGAAAATCTAGGAGATATTCTATCAGAAGAAAGTATTATAGGAGAAAGTAAAAATAAAAAATTTAGAATTCCAATTAGAGGTATAAAAGAATATCAATTTGTTTTTGGGAGAAATAATAAAGGGGTAGCAACAGGGACAGGAGAAGAAAAGCGGGGAGATAAAATAGGTGATGGAAGTCCTAGCGGCAAAAATGGAAATCAAGGAGCTGGAAATGCTAGGGGAGATGATATTTACGATACTGAGATAACTTTAGAAGAGCTTATGGATTATATTATAGAAGATCTTGATTTACCCAATTTAGATAGGAAAAAGTATTCAGATATAATTACGGAGAGTTCAGGTAGAAAAAGGGGATATCAAAGATATGGTATTAATCCGAGGCTTGCTAAAAAGAAAACTGTAATGTCTAAAATAGCTAGAAAACAAGGTAAAAAAAGAGCCTTAATGGAAGCTGGGATAGATACTGAAATAGAAAGATTTCCATTTAGGGAAGATGACCTTAGGTATTATAAGGTTAAAAAGAAGCCTAAAAAGGAAAGTAACGCTGTTATGATATTTATTATGGATGTATCTGGATCAATGGATTCTACTAAAAAATATTTGGCAAGATCATTTTTCTTTGTTTTATCTAGATTTATTAAAAGAAAATATAACAATATAGCTTTTGAATTTGTTTCCCATACAACTGTTGCAAAACAAGTTAATGAATATGAATTTTTTCATAAAGCAGAATCCGGAGGAACTTATATATCTAGTGGATTGAATGTTGCATTAGATTTAATAAAAGAAAAGTATCCACCAGAAATGTGGAATATTTATCCTATATACGCTAGTGATGGGGATAACTGGAGTGAAGATAATGAAAGAGCTATAATTGCAGTTAAAGAATTATGCCAAGTAAGTAATATGTTTGGTTATGCAGAGCTTTTACCATCAACATATTCTACAACTATGTATTATAGATTTGAGAAGGACATAAATTGCAAAAACTTTCAAGCTGTAATTGTAAAGGAAAAGAAGGATCTTTGGGAAGCCTTAAAAGTTATGCTATGCAAGGAGTTAAAGGAGGAATAA